A window of Oncorhynchus nerka isolate Pitt River linkage group LG4, Oner_Uvic_2.0, whole genome shotgun sequence contains these coding sequences:
- the LOC115123587 gene encoding gelsolin-like, translating into MVYHPEFEKAGQQAGLQVWRIEKFDLVAVPENLYGSFYTGDAYLVLNTIKQRSGNLQYDLHFWLGDFCTQDESGAAAIFTVQMDDYLGGKPIQYREVQGHESKVLLGYFKAGLKYLKGGVASGFKHVVTNEVVMQRVLQVKGRRVVRATEVPVSWDSFNQGDCFILDLGSEIYQWCGSQSNHFEKLKATQVAKGIRDNERSGRARVYVCDEGAERDKMIEVLGDKPHFPEGSSDDIKADASNRKMAKLYKVSNASGDMSMSMVAAENPFSQSALESSDCFILDHGSDGKIFIWKGKEANLEERKAAMKAADEFIKKMGYPKHTQVQILPEMGETPLFKQFFKNWRDKDQTEGLGVAYVSNSIAKIEKVPFDAATLHDSPAMSAQHGMVDGGNGEKQIWRIEGSDKVEVDPSTHGQFYGGDSYIILYNYHHGGRQGHIIYMWQGSDSSQDEIGASAILGAQLDDELGGGPVQVRVAQGKEPAHLMSLFGGQPMVVYKGGTSRDGGQSAPAETRLFQVRSNSAGCTRAVEVDAVSSNLNSNDAFLLVTPGASFVWMGQGASDTEKNGTQQLCVILGVSSSELPEGGETDDFWEALGGKAAYRTSSRLRSKDKMDAHPPRLFACSNKSGNFIIEEVPGEMTQEDLATDDVMILDTWDQVFVWIGNEAHEEEKTEAMASAVRYIETDPANRDLRTPIVKIKQGFEPPTFTGWFLGWDHEYWTSDPLERAMAELEL; encoded by the exons ATGGTGTACCATCCTGAGTTTGAGAAGGCTGGCCAGCAGGCGGGCCTGCAGGTGTGGAGGATTGAGAAGTTTGACCTGGTGGCCGTGCCAGAGAATCTGTATGGAAGCTTCTACACGGGAGACGCCTacctggtcctcaacaccatcaagCAGCGCTCCGGGAACCTGCAGTATGACCTGCACTTCTGGCTGG GCGACTTTTGCACCCAGGATGAGAGTGGAGCAGCAGCCATCTTCACAGTCCAGATGGATGACTATTTGGGAGGTAAACCCATCCAGTACCGTGAGGTCCAGGGACATGAGTCCAAAGTATTGCTGGGTTACTTCAAGGCTGGACTGAAGTACTTG AAAGGAGGCGTAGCATCTGGGTTCAAACATGTTGTTACCAACGAGGTGGTTATGCAGCGGGTGCTACAGGTCAAAGGTCGGCGTGTTGTCAGGGCGACGGAGGTGCCTGTCAGCTGGGACAGCTTCAACCAGGGAGACTGCTTCATCCTGGACCTGGGCAGC GAGATCTACCAGTGGTGTGGCTCCCAGAGCAACCACTTTGAGAAGCTGAAGGCCACTCAGGTTGCCAAGGGTATCCGTGACAACGAGCGCAGTGGGCGAGCCCGCGTGTACGTGTGTGACGAGGGAGCAGAGCGAGACAAGATGATAGAG GTTCTGGGAGATAAACCCCACTTTCCTGAAGGATCTTCTGATGACATCAAAGCTGATGCCTCAAACAGGAAGATGGCCAAACTGTACAAG GTGTCAAATGCCAGTGGagacatgtccatgtccatgGTGGCAGCAGAGAACCCATTCTCCCAGAGTGCATTGGAGTCCAGCGACTGCTTCATCCTGGATCACGGCTCCGATGGCAAGATCTTCATCTGGAAAG GTAAAGAAGCCAACCTGGAGGAGCGTAAGGCAGCCATGAAGGCAGCAGATGAGTTCATCAAGAAGATGGGCTACCCCAAACACACCCAGGTGCAGATCCTGCCGGAGATGGGAGAGACGCCTCTCTTCAAACAGTTCTTCAAGAACTGGCGTGACAAGGACCAGACGGAGGGTCTGGGTGTGGCCTATGTCTCCAACAGCATCGCCAAGATAGAGAAGGTGCCATTTGATGCTGCCACACTCCACGACTCCCCCGCCATGTCTGCCCAGCACGGCATGGTGGATGGTGGCAACGGAGAGAAGCAG ATCTGGCGTATTGAGGGATCAGACAAGGTGGAAGTGGACCCCTCCACACATGGACAGTTCTATGGCGGAGACAGTTACATCATCCTCTATAACTACCACCATGGAGGACGCCAAGGGCACATCATCTACATGTG GCAAGGAAGTGACTCTTCCCAGGACGAAATTGGTGCTTCGGCCATCTTGGGTGCCCAGTTGGACGATGAGCTTGGTGGTGGGCCTGTGCAG GTGAGGGTGGCCCAGGGCAAGGAGCCAGCTCACCTCATGAGCCTGTTTGGGGGGCAACCCATGGTGGTGTACAAGGGAGGTACGTCCAGAGATGGGGGCCAGTCCGCCCCCGCAGAAACAcgcctcttccaggtgcgctccaACTCTGCAGGGTGTACAAGAGCTGTGGAG GTTGATGCTGTGTCCTCCAATCTGAACTCCAACGATGCCTTCCTCCTGGTGACTCCTGGAGCCTCCTTCGTGTGGATGGGCCAGGGGGCCAGTGACACTGAGAAAAATGGCACCCAGCAGCTATGTGTTATCCTGGGGGTGTCCTCCTCAGAATTGCCTGAGGGCGGAGAGACCG ATGATTTCTGGGAGGCTCTAGGAGGGAAGGCAGCGTACCGCACCTCCTCCAGACTCAGAAGCAAGGACAAGATGGACGCCCATCCACCCAGGCTCTTTGCCTGCTCCAACAAGTCTGGAAACTTCATT ATTGAGGAGGTGCCTGGGGAGATGACCCAAGAAGATCTGGCCACTGATGATGTCATGATCCTGGACACATGGGATCAG GTGTTTGTCTGGATCGGGAATGAAGCCCACGAAGAGGAGAAGACTGAGGCGATGGCCTCCG ctGTGCGTTACATTGAGACGGACCCTGCCAACCGTGACCTCAGGACACCCATCGTGAAGATCAAGCAAGGGTTCGAGCCACCCACGTTCACCGGCTGGTTCCTGGGCTGGGACCATGAGTACTGGACCAGCGACCCCCTGGAGCGGGCCATGGCTGAGCTGGAGCTGTGA